A genomic stretch from Aedes albopictus strain Foshan chromosome 2, AalbF5, whole genome shotgun sequence includes:
- the LOC115269785 gene encoding uncharacterized protein LOC115269785, which translates to MFKIIVCIVVALLSHAECKPYSSPKPYPDPQRQCRTGHCNVNPSLRYDSSYYPSANQLQRVGVYPGCDADDSDEVEDNQPPQPMPPSDSSDSELPVSVCVQLPPRTALKLPKCVLQQIVYALTKDDNAVEPLPGTTVAPCAQTTTPPPPPCTETTPAPPCTQPPPVLPPGPIAYPGYPMNPTVKSTTASPVVYPPPISALKQPYKPSSFCGSCRSSLTPRYNKS; encoded by the coding sequence ATGTTCAAAATTATCGTGTGCATCGTCGTGGCTCTACTCAGTCATGCTGAATGCAAACCGTACTCTAGCCCGAAGCCGTATCCTGATCCGCAGCGCCAGTGTCGGACGGGTCACTGCAATGTGAATCCTTCGCTGCGATACGATTCCTCTTATTACCCATCGGCGAATCAGCTTCAACGCGTAGGGGTCTATCCCGGTTGTGATGCCGATGACAGCGACGAAGTCGAAGACAATCAGCCGCCACAGCCAATGCCACCGTCCGACTCCAGCGACAGCGAGCTGCCAGTTTCCGTGTGCGTGCAACTTCCCCCTAGAACTGCATTGAAACTACCGAAGTGTGTGCTCCAACAAATAGTGTATGCCCTGACCAAGGATGACAATGCAGTGGAGCCACTGCCCGGAACAACCGTTGCTCCATGCGCGCAAACGACGACTCCACCCCCACCGCCCTGCACCGAAACTACCCCAGCACCACCATGCACGCAACCACCCCCAGTGCTGCCACCTGGTCCGATTGCCTACCCGGGATACCCAATGAATCCCACCGTGAAAAGTACAACCGCGTCGCCAGTGGTGTATCCTCCACCGATCTCTGCGCTGAAACAACCTTACAAACCGTCCAGCTTCTGTGGATCATGTCGGTCGTCGCTTACGCCTCGGTACAATAAATCGTGA